In Methanothermobacter tenebrarum, the sequence ATAAGGGATGGTAGGATAGTCTCACTCGGAGAGCCCATGATAAAATACTGTCCACTATTCCACAAATATAGGAGCATCAAGGAACTAAACAAGGAAACTATACGTGAAAATATAGAATTCAGGATAAAAGATTTTGGGATGTGCACCCCTGAGAGAGAACTTAGGATGAGGGATTTCCTTTCATTTGGGGTTTCCGAGATAATCTCAACACTACTCGAAGAGGATATGATAGACTGTGCGGTGATGGTATGTGAAGGGGCTGGGACAGTCATAATAACTGAGCCAGAATTCGCACAGGGAGTGGGTGGGAGAATCTCCGGAATAGTAAAGACAAGCCCCATAAAAAGGATCATAGAAGAACTCGGAGAAGAAAACGTACTAGAACCAGACACCGGGAGGATAGACCAGTTAATGGGTGTTAAAAAAGCTCTAAGCCAAGGATACTATTCCATGGCTGTTACGGTAGCCGATGTAGAAGATGCAGTTAAAATAAGGAAATTAGATGGGAAAATTTACATCTTCGCCGTTCACCTTACCGGTATAACAAAAAAAGAAGCTGAAATACTCTTCCAAAATGCTGATATCATAACATCCTGCGCCTCAAAACACATACGCCACATTGGCGATAAAAAGGCACTATTCAAAGCAGGATATTCAATACCAATATACGCCGCCACAAAAGCCGGTGAAAAGTTCATAAAAAAGAGGATAGAGAAGATAGGCGGCCTCAAAGAAAAGAAAAACCCCCCATTACCATATCCACTCATCTAAAACTATCCCCCTTTTTTTAGGGGCAGTCATCTTCTATATGATCAGCCACG encodes:
- a CDS encoding methanogenesis marker 8 protein; protein product: MDEHIIEALGRTRIIIRDGRIVSLGEPMIKYCPLFHKYRSIKELNKETIRENIEFRIKDFGMCTPERELRMRDFLSFGVSEIISTLLEEDMIDCAVMVCEGAGTVIITEPEFAQGVGGRISGIVKTSPIKRIIEELGEENVLEPDTGRIDQLMGVKKALSQGYYSMAVTVADVEDAVKIRKLDGKIYIFAVHLTGITKKEAEILFQNADIITSCASKHIRHIGDKKALFKAGYSIPIYAATKAGEKFIKKRIEKIGGLKEKKNPPLPYPLI